In a single window of the Candidatus Deferrimicrobiaceae bacterium genome:
- the rimP gene encoding ribosome maturation factor RimP, with protein sequence MALAAEVASEDGLEVYDVRVETEGPRVSIRVFLDKPAGGVQLGEIESFSRRFGARLDVEDPVEGPFVLEASSPGVNRPLTRPGHYAAAIGKRVRVTLVEPIDGVRNAVGILEIADAETIVIRREAGPLSIPMRLVRKANLEATQEELFGKGKKKK encoded by the coding sequence ATGGCGCTCGCGGCCGAGGTGGCTTCCGAGGATGGCCTGGAAGTGTATGACGTGCGCGTCGAGACCGAGGGGCCCCGCGTTTCGATCCGGGTGTTCCTCGACAAGCCGGCCGGCGGCGTCCAGCTCGGCGAGATCGAATCGTTCAGCCGCCGGTTCGGCGCGCGCCTCGACGTCGAAGATCCCGTCGAAGGGCCGTTCGTCCTCGAGGCGTCTTCACCGGGCGTCAACCGTCCGCTGACCCGCCCCGGGCACTACGCCGCGGCGATCGGGAAGCGGGTCCGGGTCACACTGGTCGAGCCGATCGATGGGGTTCGCAATGCCGTCGGCATCCTCGAAATCGCCGACGCCGAAACGATCGTCATCCGGCGCGAGGCCGGCCCCCTGTCGATCCCCATGCGTCTCGTCCGCAAAGCCAACCTGGAAGCGACCCAGGAAGAACTCTTCGGGAAGGGAAAGAAGAAAAAATGA
- the nusA gene encoding transcription termination factor NusA, with translation MILDIGQIIAQLGKEKGIDKQVIVDAIKEALESAARKKYGVNKVLEATFDPDTGEFEILEFRTVVAEVNDADTEISLAEAAELDPEAIEGDNLGFRLSTKDLGRIAAQTARQIIMQKVKDAEREVIYNEFITRKGEIINGIVQRYERDTLVVDMGKAEAVMPPFEQIPRERYRQGDRIRAYIKDVTRTPRGPEILLSRSDPRVILKLFEQEVPEVYEGVVSILSVAREPGFRTKIAVRSKDRDVDPVGACVGMKGSRVQSIVQELRGERIDIIAWDEDPAKFVCNALQPAEIIRVLVNEAGKSMEVIVPEEQLLLAIGKKGQNVKLASKLIGWHIEVRAEGQVDDALKRAEGLFAPKKPEGEEPVAEPPEGVPSTDEPSTEDAPAEPATENAPAEPAAEGAAETGGETDGGVSKE, from the coding sequence ATGATTCTGGATATCGGTCAGATCATCGCGCAGCTCGGGAAAGAAAAGGGCATCGACAAGCAAGTCATCGTCGATGCCATCAAGGAAGCGCTCGAGAGCGCCGCGCGCAAGAAATACGGTGTCAACAAGGTTCTCGAGGCGACGTTCGACCCCGACACGGGTGAATTCGAGATCCTCGAGTTCCGCACCGTCGTCGCCGAGGTCAACGACGCCGATACCGAGATCTCGCTTGCCGAGGCGGCCGAGCTCGATCCCGAGGCGATCGAGGGCGACAATCTGGGCTTCCGGTTAAGCACCAAGGACCTGGGCCGCATCGCCGCGCAGACCGCGCGCCAGATCATCATGCAGAAGGTCAAGGACGCCGAGCGCGAGGTGATCTACAACGAGTTCATCACCCGCAAGGGCGAGATCATCAACGGCATCGTCCAGCGCTACGAGCGCGACACGCTCGTGGTCGACATGGGAAAGGCCGAGGCGGTCATGCCGCCCTTCGAGCAGATTCCGCGCGAGCGCTACCGCCAGGGCGACCGCATCCGCGCCTACATCAAGGACGTGACCCGCACGCCGCGCGGCCCCGAGATCCTGCTGTCGCGCTCCGATCCGCGCGTCATTCTCAAGCTGTTCGAACAGGAAGTCCCCGAGGTCTACGAAGGCGTCGTGTCGATCCTGAGCGTCGCCCGCGAGCCGGGATTCCGCACCAAGATCGCCGTTCGCTCGAAAGACCGCGACGTCGACCCGGTCGGCGCCTGCGTCGGCATGAAGGGCTCCAGGGTCCAGAGCATCGTGCAGGAGCTTCGGGGCGAGCGGATCGACATCATCGCCTGGGACGAAGATCCCGCCAAGTTCGTCTGCAACGCGCTCCAGCCCGCCGAGATCATCCGCGTGCTGGTCAACGAGGCGGGCAAGTCGATGGAAGTCATCGTCCCCGAGGAGCAGCTGCTGCTCGCGATCGGCAAGAAGGGGCAGAACGTCAAGCTCGCCTCCAAGCTGATAGGGTGGCACATCGAGGTCCGCGCCGAGGGGCAGGTCGACGACGCGCTCAAGCGGGCCGAAGGTCTGTTCGCGCCCAAGAAGCCCGAAGGCGAAGAGCCCGTCGCCGAGCCGCCTGAAGGCGTGCCTTCGACGGATGAACCGTCGACGGAAGATGCGCCTGCAGAACCGGCAACTGAAAATGCGCCTGCCGAGCCGGCAGCGGAAGGCGCGGCCGAGACCGGCGGCGAGACCGACGGTGGGGTCTCCAAAGAGTAG
- the infB gene encoding translation initiation factor IF-2, with protein sequence MEKVRVRDLAKELGMETSKELLAFLDKIGFKNKSASSNIEGDLTERVRAHFRKQSAPPPPQQPTVVTKSDGTMERRSSRVVLRRGPATPPPQEPPVGEAETTPAESADALQSEAVEVPPTVETAAERPAAVPAPEVVEPEPVASEPVVRVVEKSPAQKAEEERKEKDKKWKKVKPHEKKVQKGVLKKHIIEEIVEEAAPEAPEVPEAPETPEALAKPEGEKPVAAPAIVRQFQPMRAQKRRGKPGREKKVPSTQPLSAHKRVFKIEEVITVGDLAHRMGVKASDVIKKLLEMGMPSTLNQLLDAETAGLLAQEYGFTVENVAPEIESMFDPETDPEEHLVPRPPVVTIMGHVDHGKTTLLDAVRSSNVTGSEAGGITQHIGAYEVEHAGRKLVILDTPGHEAFTAMRARGASVTDIVILVVSADDGVMPQTIEAIDHAKAAGVPIVVAVNKIDKPGAQPDRIRQQLSDHGLQPEEWGGTTLFANISAKKREGIDALIELVLLQADVLELKANPDKLSRGTVIESRIEKGRGVIATVLVQDGTLKVGDPIVIGSNYGRVRALSNSRGKRQDIAGPGTPVEIQGLNGLPEAGQKFAAIKDERTARQIALYRADKEREKAVVRPRMSLEDLHRRIEDGDLKELNIIIKADVQGSMEALKVSLEKLSGAKAKVNIIRNGVGGISESDVMLASASQAVIIGFNVRPETRAGEIAERDGVDVHLYSVIYDVVDDIRKAMEGLLSPTLKEVVQGRVEIRETFHISKVGTIAGCKVLSGKIMRTSNVRLLRDNVVVFDGKLASLKRFKDDAKEVLEGFECGLGIEGYNDLQVGDQIEAYTIEKVAGVL encoded by the coding sequence ATGGAGAAGGTGCGGGTTCGCGATCTGGCCAAGGAACTGGGAATGGAGACCAGCAAGGAGCTCCTCGCATTCCTTGACAAGATCGGCTTCAAGAACAAGTCGGCGTCCAGCAACATCGAAGGCGACCTGACCGAGCGCGTGCGGGCGCATTTCCGGAAACAGTCCGCACCGCCGCCCCCGCAGCAGCCGACCGTCGTGACCAAGTCCGACGGCACGATGGAGCGCCGCTCCTCGCGCGTCGTCCTCCGCCGCGGCCCGGCCACGCCTCCCCCCCAGGAACCTCCCGTCGGCGAAGCCGAGACGACGCCCGCCGAGTCGGCGGATGCTCTCCAGTCCGAGGCCGTCGAAGTTCCGCCGACTGTCGAGACCGCCGCCGAGCGGCCCGCGGCGGTTCCCGCCCCCGAGGTCGTCGAGCCTGAGCCCGTGGCATCCGAGCCGGTGGTCCGGGTCGTCGAGAAGTCGCCCGCCCAGAAGGCCGAAGAGGAACGCAAGGAAAAGGACAAGAAGTGGAAGAAGGTCAAGCCGCACGAGAAGAAGGTCCAGAAAGGCGTCCTCAAGAAGCACATCATCGAGGAGATCGTCGAGGAGGCCGCCCCCGAGGCCCCCGAGGTACCCGAGGCGCCGGAAACGCCTGAAGCGCTCGCCAAGCCTGAAGGTGAAAAGCCCGTCGCGGCGCCCGCCATCGTCCGGCAGTTCCAGCCGATGCGCGCCCAGAAGCGGCGGGGCAAGCCGGGCCGCGAAAAGAAGGTCCCTTCCACGCAGCCGCTTTCCGCTCACAAGCGGGTATTCAAGATCGAAGAGGTCATCACGGTCGGCGACCTGGCGCACCGGATGGGCGTGAAGGCGTCCGACGTCATCAAGAAGCTTCTCGAGATGGGAATGCCCTCGACGCTCAATCAACTGCTCGACGCCGAGACGGCCGGCCTGCTCGCCCAGGAATACGGCTTCACGGTCGAGAACGTGGCGCCCGAGATCGAGAGCATGTTCGACCCGGAAACCGATCCCGAGGAACACCTCGTGCCGAGGCCACCTGTCGTGACCATCATGGGGCATGTCGACCACGGCAAGACTACCCTGCTCGACGCGGTCCGGTCGAGCAACGTCACGGGGTCCGAGGCCGGCGGGATCACCCAGCATATCGGCGCCTACGAGGTCGAGCACGCCGGACGCAAGCTGGTCATCCTCGACACGCCGGGCCATGAGGCGTTCACCGCCATGCGCGCCCGCGGGGCGTCCGTGACCGATATCGTCATCCTGGTCGTCAGCGCCGACGACGGTGTGATGCCGCAGACCATCGAGGCGATCGACCATGCCAAGGCGGCCGGCGTGCCGATCGTCGTGGCGGTCAACAAGATCGACAAGCCGGGGGCGCAGCCCGACCGCATCCGCCAGCAGCTGTCCGATCACGGACTCCAGCCCGAGGAGTGGGGCGGCACCACGCTCTTCGCCAACATCTCCGCCAAGAAGCGGGAGGGCATCGACGCGCTGATCGAGCTGGTGCTGCTGCAGGCCGACGTGCTCGAGCTCAAGGCCAACCCCGACAAGCTCTCGCGCGGCACCGTCATCGAGTCGCGCATCGAAAAAGGCCGCGGCGTGATCGCCACGGTCCTCGTCCAGGACGGGACGCTCAAGGTCGGCGACCCGATCGTCATCGGCTCCAACTACGGGCGCGTCCGGGCGCTGTCCAACTCCCGCGGCAAGCGTCAGGACATCGCGGGCCCCGGCACGCCGGTCGAGATCCAGGGGCTTAACGGCCTGCCCGAGGCGGGCCAGAAGTTCGCCGCGATCAAGGACGAACGCACCGCGCGCCAGATCGCCCTCTACCGCGCCGACAAGGAGCGCGAGAAGGCGGTCGTCCGTCCCCGCATGAGCCTCGAAGACCTGCATCGACGGATCGAGGACGGCGACCTGAAGGAGCTCAATATCATCATCAAGGCCGACGTGCAGGGGTCGATGGAGGCGCTCAAGGTCTCCCTCGAGAAACTTTCCGGCGCCAAGGCCAAGGTCAACATCATCCGCAACGGCGTGGGCGGCATCTCCGAATCCGACGTCATGCTGGCCTCCGCCTCGCAGGCGGTCATTATCGGCTTCAACGTCCGGCCCGAGACCCGGGCCGGCGAGATCGCCGAGCGCGACGGGGTCGACGTCCACCTCTACTCGGTCATCTACGATGTCGTCGACGACATCCGGAAGGCGATGGAAGGGCTACTCTCCCCGACGCTCAAGGAAGTGGTGCAGGGCCGCGTCGAGATCCGCGAGACCTTCCACATTTCCAAAGTCGGGACCATCGCCGGCTGCAAGGTGCTCTCGGGCAAGATCATGCGCACATCCAACGTCCGTTTGCTCCGCGACAATGTCGTCGTCTTCGACGGCAAGCTTGCGTCGCTCAAGCGGTTCAAGGACGACGCGAAGGAAGTGCTCGAAGGGTTCGAGTGCGGCCTGGGCATCGAAGGCTACAACGACCTCCAGGTGGGCGACCAGATCGAGGCGTACACCATCGAGAAGGTTGCCGGGGTTCTCTAG
- a CDS encoding DUF503 domain-containing protein, whose protein sequence is MRGEALAVLVAVLIADLRFLDAQSLKDKRQRLSSVVARLRSRFPVSVAETAFHDLWQRGRIGVALATTDAGLAQSMMDRIRNQIGTDGEVELLDSRVELIDIEEGST, encoded by the coding sequence ATGCGGGGCGAAGCGCTAGCCGTGCTGGTTGCCGTGCTGATCGCCGACCTCCGCTTTTTGGACGCGCAGTCGCTGAAGGACAAGCGGCAGCGTCTCTCGAGCGTTGTCGCACGGCTACGCTCCCGGTTTCCGGTCTCCGTGGCCGAGACCGCGTTCCACGACCTGTGGCAGCGGGGACGCATCGGCGTCGCCCTGGCGACCACAGACGCGGGGCTGGCGCAATCGATGATGGACCGCATCCGGAACCAGATCGGAACCGACGGCGAGGTCGAATTGCTCGACAGCCGGGTCGAATTGATCGACATCGAGGAGGGCTCGACGTGA
- the rbfA gene encoding 30S ribosome-binding factor RbfA: MKGRGDRPVRVGERIREELSMILQFKVKDPGVAHVTITEVRVTPDLKLARVNYSVLGTDDERREAARALRRCNGFLRAEVGHALNMRYSPELTFFHDDAFNKVARIDHLLDMVAKEAVPAPESPKEEGSDDE; the protein is encoded by the coding sequence GTGAAAGGCCGCGGCGACAGGCCCGTCCGGGTGGGCGAACGAATCCGGGAAGAGCTGTCCATGATCCTCCAGTTCAAGGTCAAGGACCCGGGCGTGGCGCACGTGACCATCACCGAGGTCCGTGTGACGCCCGACCTCAAGCTGGCGCGCGTCAACTATTCCGTGCTTGGCACCGACGACGAGCGCCGGGAGGCGGCCCGGGCGCTCCGCCGCTGCAACGGCTTCCTGCGCGCCGAGGTCGGTCACGCCCTGAACATGCGCTATTCCCCCGAGCTGACCTTCTTCCACGACGACGCATTCAACAAGGTCGCCCGCATCGACCACCTGCTCGATATGGTCGCGAAGGAGGCGGTCCCCGCCCCCGAGTCGCCGAAAGAGGAGGGGAGCGACGATGAATGA